The Terriglobus roseus sequence GACTTTCCCACGTGACCTTGGTCGAGGCTGGTTCCGGCACAGGTACGGCCACGGGATAAAGATCGGCGCCGGGCGAATCCGGCAGGCTGGAAGCGCTGTCCTGATGCGTCAGATCCGGCGGTGCCGAGGTCGTTCCACTCCCGGGCACCGGCGCATTGGCACCAGCGTGCACAACGGGTGCCGAAGTCGTTACCTGCTGCGCGCACGCCGAGACTCCAAGTGCCATGCCCAGCGTGATACACCAGCAGATACAGGCTTCCTTACGCTCCGATGCGGATCGTCCGAAGCTCGAGAACCGGCTCCATCGGCGTGTACGTTCCACCCGCGTAACCCGACCGAATGTGCCTTTGTTAACCACTGAAGTTTCTATTCTACGAAAGCGAGACGCCTTGAGCACCGCCAGCCCTCTCCCACTGCAGCCGTTGCCGACGTCCACCCTCTCCGAAGACGAAGCGCGCGCGCTGAAACAGCAGGTCGCCAACCGCCTCGCCGAGCACCGCCAGCGCCGTCCGCGCCCGCACGAATCGCAGCCCAGCCTACCGCTTGAGAACGCGCCCACCTCGCGCTATCGCGTCGCGGACCAGGTAGCCGCACGCTTCGCACAGTCTCTTTCGTACCGCGACTTCCTGCAGCAGGAAGCCGAGCAGGCCATCCGACAGGCTGAAGCTGCTGCCGAGGTCGCGCGTCGCAGTGCCGAGGCGATCACTGCCGTGCAGCAGGAGCTGCTGGACGAGATCCATCATTGGGACACGGAGGCAGGCGCCCCCCCGGCTGGCCCCGCGGAGGTCATCACCTTCGCGCCCACCACGGAAGAATCTTCCGTTCCCCTGCGCAGTGAAGCGGCAGTCGAGTTGCGCAGCGAGGCGACGGTAGTCCTGCGCAGCGAAGCCATTGCCTCCGAGCCTCAAGATCTCTCACCGACGATCAGCACACCGGCCGTTACGACGCCCGCGATCTTCGGCAGCATAACCGGCAGCTTTGCCGATAGTCTCCCTGCGGCGACCATCAGGACCAGCTACGTGGCTTCAATCGGCGACGGGACCGCCGAAGAGTACATTGTGGAGCCGGTGGAGCCTGCCGTCGCCCTGCCCGCCAACCTGATCGAATTCCCTCGTCAGCTTGTCGCTGCACGCCGTGCCCGTCCGCGTCTGGCGGAAGGTCCTCTGCGTGACGAGGCAGACAACTCTCCCGAACGCGCCCAGCTGCGGATCTTCGAGGTGGAAGCGAGCTCCGTCTCCATCGAGCCGATGACCGACAGCGTCCTGCCCGAATGGCACACCATCCGGCTTGAGGCGCAACTGCAGACCCGTACCACAGATGACGCGGATTCGGGGATCTCGTTTGGGATTCCGCTTCACGTCGCTCCCATTTCGCAGAGGATCATGGCAGCGACGGTCGACGGCTGCTGCATCGCGACGGGCTTCCTCGCAGCGGTCGCGGTTGCAGCATACGCATCGCCGAGTTTGCCCACCGGCATCCCCGCGGCCATCGCCGCCGCGGGATCGCTCTTCGCCTTCGCGCTGATGTACCTGACGCTCTTCTTTTCGCTCTCGGGCATCACGCCGGGCATGCGGTACGCCCGCATCGCCTTCTGCACCTTCAATGACGAGAATCCAAGCCGCTCCGCCATGCGCCGCCGCATCTTCGCTCTGCTGCTCGCCGGAGCTCCGGTTGGCCTGGGACTCGTCTGGGCCTGCATGGACGAAGACAAGCTCGGCTGGCACGACCGTATCTCGCGCATGTACCCGCGCGCCTATTAGTCACAGGACCGCGCGACAGGACCACACGAATCGGGTG is a genomic window containing:
- a CDS encoding RDD family protein, encoding MTDSVLPEWHTIRLEAQLQTRTTDDADSGISFGIPLHVAPISQRIMAATVDGCCIATGFLAAVAVAAYASPSLPTGIPAAIAAAGSLFAFALMYLTLFFSLSGITPGMRYARIAFCTFNDENPSRSAMRRRIFALLLAGAPVGLGLVWACMDEDKLGWHDRISRMYPRAY